The DNA sequence CTTTCTCAGAGGTTAGATGAATCCAGAGAAGATCAGCAGATTCAATGGTGCTGACCTCCTAGCGTTTGATAATAAATTTACGGACATTGTAATAGCGGTAACTGCCTCGATTCTGTCGCGCGAGCTTATCGAGGGAATTCCCCTCTTTCACCGGAAACCCCTCGCCGAATTCGATGCAGTGAATCTTCGCTTTACCAGCATTCAGACGGCGAATTTCATTCAGATCTGCACTGGAGAGCTGAGGATGTTTCGCGTCCGTCAGGAAGAATATGACATCTGGGTGAAAACTTAAAGCTCTCTTTAAGGCGGGCAGGTGATCAGTACCGCCATCGGGCTCGACACTCTGGATAAACTGACGTGCCAGCGTGCGGTTGATGTCCGAAGCATAGGGCATTTCGGAGTCGTTTCCGCGGTGTTTCATCGCCCGGGTGGTTGTATTGTAGAAGATGATCTGGAACTGCTGATGATGATTGAGCCCGGACAGACTGGCGATGAGCTCGGAGCGGGCCTTGCGGATCGGGGCGCCCTGGGGAGCAGCCATACTGCCTGAGCAGTCCATGACGAACACGAACCGTTTGCCGGAATCGACGGCGTCGAAAAAGTTGACTTTACCGGAACCCATCACAGGTGGGGCCAGGGCTGCTGCAGGTGACATCACCAGATCGCTGGTGGGATCTGAATTGGGGGAGTTCGGGAGATTCGGCGACTGCACCGGACCTGCTCCCAGTAGTTTGGTGTTGAGTTCAGGTAATTGTGGATCCACGGGCGGTTTCTGGTCCATGACCTCGGTCACCTGTGGTTGCGCCAGCGGAGTCGGCTGGTTTTCAAGCGTTTCCTGTGGTTCCTGATCCGCGTCTTCCAGCTGATCGGCATCGGGGGACTGTTTGACGTAGATGCCTACACTACGGAGTTCACCTTCATCACCGCCGGTCTGGCCACTGTCACAGCGGTTGAGGCTGGAGATCAGAATCAGCAGAATCAGCGAATGAATGGCCAGTGAGGCAGCCCAGCTCGGAACCACCAGCAGAGGCGAGTTTTTCTGCCAGCGGGAGGTTCGCTGTTCAAGTTCTGTTAATGCTGCCGGCATGAGGAGTGGTCCGCAGTTCTAACTGGCTTCCGGAAAGGATTAAACGCAGGTCTAAGTTCATTAAGTGTATGATATTTCAGAGTTTAATGTGAGAGCAGATTGCCAGGACTCCCTCGTTTCGACCCGAAAGTGTAATAGAACGGGAGCCCTGCTACGTTTCATACGTGTTTATTGGCTTAACTGTTTAAGGTATTGATGAGTGATATCCACCGGAAACACACCATCGGGGGGTTCATACGCGAATTGCGTCGCAGCAATAGGGGCATTCAGGGTCACCTTGCTGAAATTCAGGGTCACCATGCGGTCCATGGTTTCCTGGTTCTTTTTCAGGTAGACAATCCGGCGTGGAAACAGAGTGTCTGGATCGAGATAAATTCTGACTCCATCCGGCACATAAGCGGGTAACTGGGCCGGGGCATTGGGATCTCCCCCTTTAAACTGAGCGAGAAAGCCTTCTTTCCAGCTTCCATTCAGAACGGTCAGGGTTTTGCCACTGATGGTTCGTTCGGCGACGCTTTCAAACTGCATGTTCTTCTGAATCGCCGCTAACAGCCCGGGTAGACCACCCAGACCGAGTTGTGCCACCAGCAGATTTGGTTGGGAGTTGGGATTCATCTGGGCCTGTTTCATGATTGCCTGTACATCACGGCGGGTGACTCGAGAATTCCCTTTAATATTGTGTTCTGTCCAGAGAACCTGTCCATCACAGATTTCGAGCAGGGTTCCGACCGGTTTTCCGTCCTCTTTACGGCTTTGGACTTCGAATTCCAGTCTGAGCTTCAGGTCTTTTCCCTGCAGATACTTCCCTTTAATGTGAAACGGCTTGGGGCCGATCTGCACTGTTTCCGTGATTTCCGCCTGGATTGAGCTGTAGGCCAGCAGTTTCTCCCTCGATTTTTTGAGGAGTGCCTCTGCATAAGCCGGATTTTTTTTCAGATTCTTTTCGCCTGAAGAATCACCTTCCGGGACCTCCGCGGGACTGCTTTCGGGATCAGCCAGGGCCAGACTCGCCTGGGGAACTGTCGCTGTATCCTTATTAGCAGCAGCAGCTTGTGATAACTGTTCCCAGGGAAAAAAGTTGTAAAGTCCTGCCAGTAACAGGAGGCCGACCATAAAAGTTAAATTGCGTAACATGTTCTAATTGTTCGGAAAAAAACGAATTTATCAAAGAATCAGACCACTTCGGTCCGAAAACAGATGTATGAGGTCATCCATGTACCTCTAGCTGGCTGGAGTATGCAGTCAGCAGGCCGTACAGCTCAGAGTGTTGCGTTGAAATTCAGGGTCTTTGCATTTTAACGGATATTCGGGTTTGGGGTCGACCTGAAAACTGAGTCTTTTTTGAACCGTACGTCGACCGTTCCCAATTCCCAGGAATCGACGTCTGTGTTTGTGATGGGCGGTTCTTCACTTAACTAGTCGCATTATTCGTCGTGGGGTATTCGAACAAGGGGTCATGATGAAGTACTACTTCCTGGCTTTAGGTACATTGGTTGTTGTCTGTGTTGGCTGTGCAGCCGACGGACAGCAAGTTATTAAAAAGGGTGAGTATGTTGCTCCACCCGCTGCCATGATGCAGCGGCCGGGGCCAATGGTGGATGGACCAGGTCCCGGCGTATTGCCGATGCTGGCACCACCACCAGCCAGTGCATTCGCTGCACGGACATCACAGATTCGGTTTGTGGGTCCCGCTGGCATGAAAGTGGGCTGGCAGGTTGCGGAAGGTTATGCCGAAAACCAGATCACCGCTCCTGGACGTTACAACTTTAACCAGGGGGCAACCTACCGGTTAAAGCTGTCACACATTCCGGGCCGCTCAATTCCGGCACTGTATCCGTCACTGCAGGTTTATCCGTCGCATCCGACGACCGATGCTTACCTGTCACACAACAGTATTCCTCTGGAAATCACTCCGGAAGACCTGGATCAGGTTGAAAGTAACAACTTTGTTACTAAGGTCATCTACCTGCCGGATGAAAAATTCCAGGAACTGGCAATCGCCGGTGTCGAAACTCTGGTTTCTACCCGTCTTGATCCCGGTGTAGACCCTGTCGCAGAAGCAGATCGTCGCGGTACGATCATGGCTGTCC is a window from the Gimesia benthica genome containing:
- a CDS encoding vWA domain-containing protein yields the protein MPAALTELEQRTSRWQKNSPLLVVPSWAASLAIHSLILLILISSLNRCDSGQTGGDEGELRSVGIYVKQSPDADQLEDADQEPQETLENQPTPLAQPQVTEVMDQKPPVDPQLPELNTKLLGAGPVQSPNLPNSPNSDPTSDLVMSPAAALAPPVMGSGKVNFFDAVDSGKRFVFVMDCSGSMAAPQGAPIRKARSELIASLSGLNHHQQFQIIFYNTTTRAMKHRGNDSEMPYASDINRTLARQFIQSVEPDGGTDHLPALKRALSFHPDVIFFLTDAKHPQLSSADLNEIRRLNAGKAKIHCIEFGEGFPVKEGNSLDKLARQNRGSYRYYNVRKFIIKR
- a CDS encoding LolA family protein encodes the protein MLRNLTFMVGLLLLAGLYNFFPWEQLSQAAAANKDTATVPQASLALADPESSPAEVPEGDSSGEKNLKKNPAYAEALLKKSREKLLAYSSIQAEITETVQIGPKPFHIKGKYLQGKDLKLRLEFEVQSRKEDGKPVGTLLEICDGQVLWTEHNIKGNSRVTRRDVQAIMKQAQMNPNSQPNLLVAQLGLGGLPGLLAAIQKNMQFESVAERTISGKTLTVLNGSWKEGFLAQFKGGDPNAPAQLPAYVPDGVRIYLDPDTLFPRRIVYLKKNQETMDRMVTLNFSKVTLNAPIAATQFAYEPPDGVFPVDITHQYLKQLSQ